The following DNA comes from Anopheles arabiensis isolate DONGOLA chromosome 3, AaraD3, whole genome shotgun sequence.
CCGCGCGCACATGGCGTTGGTGACACACTCGTGTCGGGAAGCCGCCGCCGTAAAAGAGGGCCTCTCGTGATTTCACACTAATGGGAATTAACGCTTAcacctctatctctctctctctccttttccgGCTGCTTCATACAGATTTGTGATAAGTGaaaacatcaacagcagcggCATTTCCCTGTTTGCCATCTTCGACGGGCACGGCGGCGAGTACGCGGCCGAGTACGCGAAAACCGTGCTGATAAAGAACATCCACCAGAAGCTGATGCAATCGTCGGCCATTGCGGACGGGAAGGAGCTGCCTGGCAGCCCGAACGCAGCCGTCTGTGCGGAGGACGACCGGAagcagaaggaggaggagaaggaggagaaggaggacgACAAGCAGGAGCAGGAAGTAAACGAACGGTACAAGGTGAGCGCGCACAATGGAAATAGTGACCCGTCGGGTGCGGTCCAGCGGCGACAGAGCTTTCGCAAATCCAAAACCGAGGACACGGTCGGAACGGGCAACAATGGTGCAgcgaacggtggtggtggaggagcagCAGCCAACAACAATCAGATGCTGGAGAACGATTTGCTGAGCAAGTACATGGGCAATCAGTCGCCGGCCCGGCAGCAGGTGAAGAAGAACCTGCTGAACGGGACGTCGGGCGGTGGTGAGTCCGTGCCGGCAAAGCCGAAAACGTACGACGCCCGCTGCTACGTGCAGAATGGCAGCATCAACTTTGGCAAGATCATTACCGACGAGGTGCTGGCGGCCGATTACGATCTGGTGGAGGCGGCGAAGAAAATGGTAAGCCAAAAATAGGGTTATTTTTGATCATTATTTCCCATCTTTTATTTGTAGAATGAATGGATTAAGGCCGACGTTTAGAACTTGATACAGTGTACGTTTGCTATCTGTGTACCTTGTCGAATCTTCCACGTGCCCGAGCTCGGCACATCGTCACACGAGTCGTAAACTGCAAATGGAAACGTGCAAAATGAGTGCAACGGAGCAACGAACCTGCAGCAAAACTCACCAGTGACTTACCGCGGTCGAACACGGACTGTTCCCTTTGTTGATGAGCCATCGCTCGAGCTCTGGCACGCGATCGCTGTTCTTCAAACATATCGTCTGCCTCTGCTTTCATCCTGTCGATATCGATGGTACGGCCTCTTGACGGCCGTGCACTGTATGCTGGAGTTAGCGGTGCTTGATCGTATATCGGACGTGCCGGCATGGAAATGGCTGGTGATTGAGGCATTGCTGTGCACatgaagaagagagaaagagagagcagaATGTTATAAACAGTCTcacagatttttgtttttcgtttccaaTTCCTAACCGTTCAGTCCGTTTTCGATCGTTTCGAGCCGCCTCAGTATGGTGGCAATGTTGGCTTCCAGTCCGGCACACGCACTACGGCTCTCCGCCGTTTGCTGCAGCTGTGTGATGCTGCAAGACAAAGCcggattggtggtggtgtagtgAAACGATTGGTGCTTGTAAAACAGGAGACACACACGCCGTTCCGTGGCTTACCTATCTTGCATTTCCTCGAGCTGATTGCGGATTAGCTCGTACCCGAAGCCACTTGACCTTTGCGGTACCGTATCAGTGCCGGTGTCGCCGTAAGTGCTCGACGATTGTGCGATACATGATGCCGGAAGCAGCAGTACGGCGGCTATTGACACAATGCACCGCCCAGACAATCGTCCTTTCGCTGCCATGATCGTACACTGATTGACTTAAGCAACTCCACTGGTCCTGCGCTTTGCCGCTCGTTGGTGGCGTGTTGCTTTCGGTGGGCTTATCAGTGCCCTGCGATTTGTTGAAGTTTCGTGCAAGATGTGTGCAAACGATACGGAAATTCCAGCGCAAAatacaatttgattttttttccgcTTCATTCcagtcggactttgccggtaCGACCGCCCTGATTGCGGTCATACACCGCACCAAGCTGATAGTGGCCAATGTGGGCGATTCGCGCGGCGTCATGTGCGACTTCAAGGGTAACGCGATCCCGCTGTCGTTCGACCACAAGCCGCAGCAGGTGCGGGAGCAGAAGCGCATCGCCGACGCCGGCGGTTTCATCGCGTTCAAGGGCGTGTGGCGGGTGGCGGGCATACTGGCGACGTCCCGCGCCCTCGGCGACTATCCGCTGAAGGAGAAAAACCTGGTCATTGCCAACCCGGACGTGCTTTCCTTCGATCTAGTCGATCAccggtaagtgtgtgtgtgtgattgtaagCAATTGTTACTCGAGCAAGAGTTGCTAAAACAtatttccctgttttttttgtagaccACAATTTCTGATCCTGGCCTCGGATGGGCTGTGGGATACGTTCACCAACGAGGAGGCGGTTGCGTACGTGCGTGAACGGTTGGACGAGCCGCACTTTGGCGCGAAAAGCATCGCGCTGCAATCGTACAGCCGTGGCTCGGTCGATAACATTACGGTGCTGGTGATTGTGCTGAAGAACGGCCGGTACGAGATCGGTTCCTCGAGCAACTGAACGGCCCGCTGGCTCGTTGGACATTTCGATGGGAATCGTTTCTATTGCGAAACAGCGATCACCGCAATGGTGATCGCTCATCAACTACCTAATTGGCTGCTTTTTCTTCATCTGTTAACCTTTCGTTTATTGATtacgcttgttttttttggtgactTTTATTGTTAGATTTCCCACTGATCGCGAAAAGGAGGCAGCTACCTCCGTTTTATCGTTAACGTTCGTTTTATGTTTAAAGATCTCTATGTTataacgctttgttttaaaactgATCGCAGCTCTACACTTTTAATTCTGTTTTTCACAAAAGGCATGCTACCCCACTCGATGATCACTACTGTAATGCAAACTAGTAGCTTAGTTTCAATGCCAATCGCTTGAtcaaactactactactacttcacCTTATCTAGTGCTGCTCCGCCCAAAGAAAACGACTGGTACCAAACTGGGTTTTGCTGAATCACAGCGAACCGATTAGGGAAGGCGAGCGAGTGGAAAATACGTCGCGTGtaggtttattttgtttgattacGCTACGTATTCGCTGTAAGGTTTGCTTTCTACTTTAATAGATTAGACAGTGAGGGAGGGGCGGGCAGCAGAGAAgctgaacggaacggaaagggAATTCGATCTAAACAAATCGAGCCGTAGTTAGTAGTACACAATTGCAATGGCAATCCTCAATTTACCAgcaccatgtgtgtgtgtgtgagtgagtgtgatttgttgttttctttgccaCTTTGTGCAGTTTATTGAGggcatttttaaaaatattcgtTCAACCAGATACGTAAAAGGGACGCTAGTAGAAGATTTAATTGGAAATGCACTTCACctactgcaaaaaaaaagatttcgaGATGGAAGGTAGAACTGGGAAGAGTGAGCACGAGCGAAAGATTTCGAAACcgattttacttattttaatGGCGCTCGATTTTCGGTACAAATTTATATTACTgacccacagacacacatcacACGCAGGTGGAGGTGGACAAAATCGCTATACAAATTACACGTTTGCTCAACAAAGGGTAGGAACAATTGGAACAAATTAATCTAATACCAGAGAGTAGTTTTAGCGGGCAGCGAACAaacagagagaatgagagcgGAATCTTGCTGGATTTGTCCGATGGGAAATGTTACTCGAGCTTATGCATTCGGATTTGGGAATCGATTCTTATGAGACTTTTGGAAGGGAAGCGTAGGTCACAAGCCGGTGCTGGTGaaatagcagcaaaaaacCAGTTGGAACAGTATCCGTTTCCGCTAGTTGGTGCCAAACGACGAGGGCAACATGGACTAAACCAAGTATCCTAATTGAAGATATCTAACAACCGATTGGGCATCAATCGTAGGTgctaaattaataatttaaaagtaATTGTTAGGCAGCAAGTAAGCTTACGATGCTTATCAGCAATTGAATTGAACGGGAATGTCTGTGTCCCGGAGACCAACCTACGTAAAGGCgaacgcacgaacgaacgaactcTCACAGTGATGGTGGAGGGTGTAAACCTCCATTGGCGTGAAGCATCTCCCGTATTGGTGTCGTGCACAGTCCTGTGACTGTGCTGCACCCCTTTTTTCTCGATCTTCTACTCACAATCATTAAGTATACTTTCCTAACTTGCCTTAACCGCTCCACTATTAGACGAAGGatagacaacaaaaaaaaacaacaaaactataGTAAAATAGAGTATAAAGTTTTCGATaatatggggggggggggggggaggaggaacaCTCACACTCCCTCCACAGAGCAGAGAATAAAACGCTCTACCGGAGCATTCTTTCGCTGGGTTTTGTAATTGTACATATCACGCGGAGAGGGTGAGCGCCGGAATGAATattgaatcttttttttttaatttctgaaTAAAACCGTCACAATATAAAATCCTTTCACAAAAAGGCttacaaaaactaaaaacctCTTTGCCGGTTAGTAACTGTTGCCGCTCTACCGCTTTCCGaaacaaattattcaaaacgGTTACATTGTTGTGGTGGGCCGCCCCGATTGTGTCTGCTCCCCCTGAGTGATTTCTGTAAGGACAGTTTTGCAGATAAgattaaagaaaaacagctGCCGTAAATTGACAGGTAAGATGATAAGATGTAGCAAGTGAGTTCCATTGCTCTGCTTCCGACTATCTGATCAAAACACGGAcgcatcgccataaaaattCGTTCgattacattttgttttgttccagcTGCTTGTACTAACTTTGTAACCATTTGCTTCTCGCTTTCTTTTTAGCCATTTGAAGTGGTCGTTTCGAAGACAGCCGACAATAAACCGGGGACGAGAGATGTTTCAATGTGATTAGTAACATTATCTCCGATTATGGTAAGCGTGTGGCACTTTAATCGGCTGTTTGCCGTGCGGGAGTTtggtaaatatttatgaagtCGTCTGAATTTGGTGAGTAAAACAGTAACGGATGTTAAGCTTAAAGAAACTGTTATAAGTACAGTGAGGGTAAATCATGTAAGGGCATCCTTACTAGCTATTTTTTACTCAAGAGGAACGGTCCAAATAGGCCGTTTAAATAGAGCAAAATGTCATATTTATCATGTTGCTATCACATTTTCGATAACTGAGCAATAACGACGAAATGTTCATTGAGATGCCAATTCCAATACGTTCCAATGCGGATTGAATCCACATCCCGTCCTATAAGATGAAAGTGACAGTTCCCATATATCACTAGTATCCCTTTTTGAGCGAAAAAGTCTCGGAGATTTTGTCAAACGTGTCTGAACTAGTGatgattctgattctgattccgaagccgattccgattccatttccggagctgattctgattctggagccgattttggacctactatccggaatcaattccacaAAAGATCGGAGCtagtcggaatcgactccgaccaaaacttcatttttcccatcactactctgAACCTCCCAAAAATGTCCTGTATCAGAAAATTTCTTTTAACTGCTAGTTTTCATGCAGTAACTAAACCTATTTCTTATAGATTTTGCATCAATTTTAtataaaatcaatataaaACCATGTATTTGGAAATGtattatttgcatttgcaatGTTTGCCAGGTGAACTATTCAAAACTGATTAGAAAACGGAATACATCAGATTTTTGTTGAAGTATGCTCTAGGCAACATCTACCCCATTGGACATAATgtcaaaataataacaaaatgcgtaccatctcttcataaaTTTCTACGCCGCATGTTATAGCATAggcgttctttttttaaatgtcaGGAAAAATTATAAGGCTAGTAGGATTGAGTATCATCAACGTCACTTACCAGGTGAAGGTGGAGGGAAAGCTCTCAGGGTCTTTTGCTGTGTCCATGGGTCTGTGAAAGGGGGACTGGCTTGTCTATCTCTAATTCAACTTGGCGTTTGAGAGGGATATCCGGGACGAGAGGATGTAGACTTTTGGAGCTATACTGTAAAAATctacccagatcctggcatacacTGAGTATATAGCTATCATTGATCTACGACGCTATGTCCTGTGTAGCTGAAGTCTACCAATAGATCAAGTAGGTGATAAAGAACCTCGGATTGAAACTAAACGAGACAAAGTCCAGACTGATCGTGGCAACATAAGCGACCCTGCCAACAAAGCCAAACTTACGCAGGGttgacgtacagataggtgaacgaaCTGCGATGAAACCGTCCAAGATTTCTTCCTATCTCgagtcaaaggtcagcaacgacaataccatggaagctgagttccGCGCAAGAATATTGGGTGCCAGCTGGTCATTCTATAGCCTGGTAAATCAGTTcacgcgacggacgaagctgagACTATATAGCACTGATATgagcctctgagacatggtcACTATCCAAAACTGACCAAACTCTCTTAGCCGCTTTTGAAGGAGGAAGCTGCTTAGAAGAATTTTTGGAttcgtatgtgtggaaggacaatggaggagtcGATACAACGACGAACTATAcacactgtcgtgcagcgtatcaagctagCCAGGCAGTGGCCAGTGGGCTGGCAAGGCTATACagtaggtgaccgctaactgGAGGTGTTTTAACTGGAGTGCTTTTTAACTGGAGGTTCGCTAACTGGAGTGATTCTCAGTTAACGAACacttaaacgtcaaaacatgaaacatccgGAATCTCATGAAAGAAATTTGTcgcaaatgtgcatttttcaaacaaatttaggGTCTTTCACCTAAGTTTGCtattaatttatgttattacACGAATTACTATACCTTATATcaacataaatgaaaaaagtttGGTATGTTTATTCCAGTCCAcgccaatcaaaacaatcaatccatAGAAACGTCACTCCAGTTAGCGAACATTGTTCGTTAACTGGAGCTTGTTTACCTCTcagttagcggtcacctactGTACTTATtaaggccgtccacaaggacagagaaGACGTATTAGGCCTAAGTTGGGGTGACAAGTTGACGCGGATTGGCAGACAAAGGTGCGAAACCGTAAGTGGTTTCGGACATTCTTGCAGTAGGTTAGGACGCAAAATCGGATGAAGTGCCAGgcaagtaagtaagtaaacgttcgaaatgaaaatatgcctcaacaaattgatttttctgATTGAATTAGCTGTCagatgattattatttttataattaattttaacaaaaatatgtttcataaTGATAATTGTAATTATCAATAGTACGCTTATAGTAATTTCCCACACTGTAGAGGAAATGTACGTCGCTTGCACCGTTGACAAAAAAGGATGCCAGCTAGTAGTGAATATTTAACTAACAAATGGCAAACATTGTTACAGACCGTTTGCTCTTTTGATCTTTTCCCCTCCTCAACACTTCAGCCACACCTCGCCTGTGTGTTGTCCACTTAAGAAGCAAGATTGCTTAATCCACCActcaaaccacaaacacactaacTGCACTGCCGACAATCAAACGAAAGCCGTGGTCGCTTCACAGTGTAAGTAGGCGGACGGTGTAAACTCGATTGATTCACGACCAACGGGTAGAGTAGGGACGAGTGAGTGAAGCGGAACGAACGGCGGACCGATGCCAGTGTCCACGGCACAggttgtttacaaacaaaatcgaatcgaaactGAATAGGGGAAGGGAGGGGGCGAGGGGGACACACCAAAAGACACACAGCGAAGGGAAAGTGTTGTGGCTGGTTGGTCACACCGGACCTTTACGACCAAACATCCACATTGGTAATGCGCATCATGTGCGCGCTACAGACAAGATCTAGTTCTTTGTGTGGGTGTTCACCGatcggacacacacacggtggacACTGTTGTCTAGGTGAGGCCACGCAGGTTGTAGGGACGCAAACATCTCACCGTACCGATCAGGGCAAAGAGAGATCGAGCTACGACACAGTGACAGTGACCGTGATTCTGTTCACACGCAAATCCAATTTGACGAACCGATTCGAATTAGAAGCGCGAAAAAGTGGCGTCTAATAGTAAAACAGTGTGATCAAGCGATTTGTAGTAGTGTTGCACGATCGCCCTTAGTGGAAGGTGTAGTGCGACTCCCGATCCGTCATCTTAATTTGTTGTGAGAACAAAGCGTT
Coding sequences within:
- the LOC120904830 gene encoding uncharacterized protein LOC120904830 isoform X2 — protein: MAAKGRLSGRCIVSIAAVLLLPASCIAQSSSTYGDTGTDTVPQRSSGFGYELIRNQLEEMQDSITQLQQTAESRSACAGLEANIATILRRLETIENGLNAMPQSPAISMPARPIYDQAPLTPAYSARPSRGRTIDIDRMKAEADDMFEEQRSRARARAMAHQQREQSVFDRGKSLFTTRVTMCRARARGRFDKVHR
- the LOC120904830 gene encoding uncharacterized protein LOC120904830 isoform X1 yields the protein MAAKGRLSGRCIVSIAAVLLLPASCIAQSSSTYGDTGTDTVPQRSSGFGYELIRNQLEEMQDSITQLQQTAESRSACAGLEANIATILRRLETIENGLNAMPQSPAISMPARPIYDQAPLTPAYSARPSRGRTIDIDRMKAEADDMFEEQRSRARARAMAHQQREQSVFDRVYDSCDDVPSSGTWKIRQGTQIANVHCIKF
- the LOC120904825 gene encoding protein phosphatase 1L isoform X1, which gives rise to MMMLTHHQTPSTAVNGCETSPNVNVGTTNTTTTASMMGDTGGEPQPAGGGDRVEVISRGRMRRMATSMLCQRYHHLQLQAICVAAAKSAEARTEVWSRGFIGRISNSLGLGKAGGRSGKLSMLASAAEKHSWDERTTGSAVYAVQGRRAKMEDRFVISENINSSGISLFAIFDGHGGEYAAEYAKTVLIKNIHQKLMQSSAIADGKELPGSPNAAVCAEDDRKQKEEEKEEKEDDKQEQEVNERYKVSAHNGNSDPSGAVQRRQSFRKSKTEDTVGTGNNGAANGGGGGAAANNNQMLENDLLSKYMGNQSPARQQVKKNLLNGTSGGGESVPAKPKTYDARCYVQNGSINFGKIITDEVLAADYDLVEAAKKMSDFAGTTALIAVIHRTKLIVANVGDSRGVMCDFKGNAIPLSFDHKPQQVREQKRIADAGGFIAFKGVWRVAGILATSRALGDYPLKEKNLVIANPDVLSFDLVDHRPQFLILASDGLWDTFTNEEAVAYVRERLDEPHFGAKSIALQSYSRGSVDNITVLVIVLKNGRYEIGSSSN
- the LOC120904825 gene encoding protein phosphatase 1L isoform X2 yields the protein MEDELEDKILYQTLSKSHMKLLSKFAVGVTPLNSSLSYVWKVMRVYLLKPEVLIAGLLICLFVLYLQAAEVWSRGFIGRISNSLGLGKAGGRSGKLSMLASAAEKHSWDERTTGSAVYAVQGRRAKMEDRFVISENINSSGISLFAIFDGHGGEYAAEYAKTVLIKNIHQKLMQSSAIADGKELPGSPNAAVCAEDDRKQKEEEKEEKEDDKQEQEVNERYKVSAHNGNSDPSGAVQRRQSFRKSKTEDTVGTGNNGAANGGGGGAAANNNQMLENDLLSKYMGNQSPARQQVKKNLLNGTSGGGESVPAKPKTYDARCYVQNGSINFGKIITDEVLAADYDLVEAAKKMSDFAGTTALIAVIHRTKLIVANVGDSRGVMCDFKGNAIPLSFDHKPQQVREQKRIADAGGFIAFKGVWRVAGILATSRALGDYPLKEKNLVIANPDVLSFDLVDHRPQFLILASDGLWDTFTNEEAVAYVRERLDEPHFGAKSIALQSYSRGSVDNITVLVIVLKNGRYEIGSSSN